The Mycobacterium paragordonae genome includes a region encoding these proteins:
- a CDS encoding adenylate/guanylate cyclase domain-containing protein — MSATVLWALVAVGEFAGLIALFVVLVVSRKQLSGARGALERIRQNRPGRRRRPGVAPLAIRTVWRTTDSLINKGIGATVRNSVEDLAGWARVERPDLARMTADGIVVIAFSDIEGSTELNEELGDRGWVKLLERHNKLIYKHVEDCGGHVVKTQGDGFMIAFPDPAKAVRCSIAIQRALQSDPERWDHIRVRIGLHMGESVRRGDDLFGRSVAMAARVAGQAGGGEILVSDTVQQAISAASDIALGTPREVELKGFRGSHEVYPVLTA; from the coding sequence GTGAGCGCCACCGTCCTGTGGGCACTCGTCGCTGTCGGTGAATTCGCCGGGCTCATCGCGCTATTCGTGGTGCTCGTGGTGTCGCGGAAGCAGCTCAGTGGCGCTCGGGGTGCTTTGGAGCGGATCCGGCAGAACAGGCCGGGCCGTCGGCGACGGCCGGGCGTCGCCCCGCTCGCGATCAGGACCGTGTGGCGGACCACCGATTCGCTCATCAACAAAGGAATCGGTGCAACCGTTCGGAATTCGGTCGAAGACCTTGCTGGCTGGGCCCGGGTCGAGCGTCCCGATCTAGCCAGAATGACCGCCGACGGCATCGTCGTGATCGCCTTCTCCGACATCGAAGGATCGACCGAGCTCAACGAGGAACTGGGCGACCGCGGCTGGGTGAAGCTTCTCGAACGGCACAACAAGCTGATCTACAAGCACGTCGAGGACTGCGGCGGTCACGTGGTGAAGACGCAGGGCGATGGCTTCATGATTGCCTTCCCGGATCCGGCCAAGGCTGTCCGCTGCAGCATCGCGATTCAGCGCGCGCTTCAATCCGACCCGGAGCGCTGGGACCACATCCGGGTGCGCATCGGCCTGCATATGGGTGAATCGGTACGGCGGGGCGACGACCTGTTCGGCCGCAGCGTGGCTATGGCGGCCCGGGTGGCGGGCCAGGCCGGCGGTGGCGAGATCCTGGTGAGCGATACCGTTCAGCAGGCGATCTCGGCAGCATCCGACATCGCGCTCGGCACCCCACGGGAAGTCGAGCTCAAAGGGTTCCGCGGCAGCCATGAGGTCTACCCGGTCCTGACCGCCTAA
- a CDS encoding HpcH/HpaI aldolase/citrate lyase family protein, with protein MSLRDAGPGWLFCPADRPERFTKAAAAADVVILDLEDGVAAPEKDAARRALRDNPLDPARTVVRINAAGTDDQARDLEALADTAYTTVMLPKTESAAQVAALAPRDVIALVETARGALFAAEIAAAERTVGMMWGAEDLIATLGGSSSRRADGTYRDVARHVRSTILLAASAFGRLALDAVHLDIRDIEGLQTEAVDAVAVGFDVTVCIHPSQVDVVRKAYRPSDETLDWARRVLSAARTERGVFAFEGQMVDSPVLRHAEAMLRRAGESAPE; from the coding sequence ATGAGCCTGCGGGACGCGGGTCCGGGATGGTTGTTCTGCCCGGCGGATCGTCCTGAGCGTTTCACCAAGGCCGCGGCGGCCGCCGACGTGGTCATCCTCGACCTGGAAGACGGAGTTGCGGCGCCGGAGAAGGACGCCGCCCGCCGGGCGCTGCGGGACAACCCGTTGGACCCCGCGCGCACGGTGGTGCGGATCAACGCGGCCGGCACCGACGACCAGGCCCGCGACCTCGAGGCACTAGCCGACACCGCGTACACCACGGTGATGCTGCCCAAGACCGAGTCGGCCGCTCAGGTGGCGGCTCTCGCGCCGCGGGATGTCATCGCTCTGGTCGAGACGGCGCGAGGGGCGTTGTTCGCTGCCGAGATCGCCGCCGCCGAGCGCACCGTCGGGATGATGTGGGGGGCCGAGGACCTGATTGCCACCCTCGGCGGCAGCTCCAGCCGGCGCGCGGACGGCACCTACCGCGATGTGGCGCGGCACGTGCGTTCGACGATCCTGTTGGCGGCCAGTGCTTTTGGTCGTCTCGCGCTCGATGCCGTGCACCTCGACATCCGTGACATCGAGGGGTTGCAGACGGAGGCAGTCGACGCCGTGGCGGTCGGTTTCGACGTCACCGTCTGCATCCACCCCAGTCAGGTTGACGTGGTCCGCAAGGCGTACCGGCCCAGCGACGAAACCCTGGACTGGGCGCGCCGGGTGTTGAGCGCGGCCAGGACTGAGCGCGGCGTGTTCGCGTTCGAGGGACAGATGGTCGATTCCCCGGTACTGCGGCACGCCGAAGCGATGCTGCGCCGGGCGGGGGAGTCCGCACCGGAGTGA
- a CDS encoding acyl-CoA dehydrogenase family protein, with amino-acid sequence MTTTIPAGTIPKEYEDLRDTVADFARTVVAPVSAKHDEEHSFPYEVVAKMGEMGLFGLPFPEEYGGMGGDYFALSLALEELGKVDQSVAITLEAGVGLGAMPIYRFGTEDQKQQWLPDLLAGRALAGFGLTEPGAGSDAGSTRTTARLDGGEWIVNGSKQFITNSGTDITSLVTVTAVTGTIADGKKEISTIIVPNGTPGFIVEPTYNKVGWNASDTHPLTFDDARVPEENLLGTRGKGYANFLSILDEGRIAIAALATGVAQGCVDESVEYANERQSFGQPISSYQAISFKIARMEARAHVARTAYYDAAAKMLAGKPFKKEAAIAKMISSEAAMDNARDATQIHGGYGFMNEYPVARHYRDSKILEIGEGTTEVQLMLIARSLGLS; translated from the coding sequence ATGACCACAACGATTCCGGCAGGGACGATTCCCAAGGAGTACGAGGACCTGCGCGATACCGTGGCGGACTTCGCACGCACCGTGGTGGCGCCCGTCTCGGCCAAACACGATGAGGAGCACAGCTTTCCCTACGAGGTCGTCGCCAAGATGGGGGAGATGGGACTGTTCGGCCTGCCCTTCCCGGAAGAGTACGGCGGCATGGGCGGCGACTACTTTGCTCTGTCGTTGGCACTGGAGGAACTCGGCAAGGTCGACCAGTCGGTGGCCATCACCCTGGAAGCCGGCGTCGGCCTGGGCGCGATGCCGATCTACCGGTTCGGCACCGAGGACCAGAAGCAGCAGTGGCTGCCGGATCTGCTGGCCGGGCGGGCGCTGGCCGGATTCGGACTCACCGAACCGGGCGCGGGGTCGGACGCCGGCAGCACCCGCACCACCGCCCGCCTCGACGGCGGCGAATGGATCGTCAACGGAAGCAAGCAATTCATCACCAACTCCGGCACCGACATCACCTCACTGGTCACCGTCACCGCCGTCACCGGAACCATCGCGGACGGCAAGAAGGAGATCTCGACCATCATCGTGCCCAACGGCACACCGGGATTCATCGTCGAGCCGACCTACAACAAGGTCGGCTGGAACGCATCGGACACCCATCCGCTGACCTTCGACGACGCGCGTGTCCCCGAAGAGAACCTGCTGGGCACCCGCGGCAAGGGTTACGCCAACTTCCTGTCGATCCTCGACGAGGGCCGGATCGCGATCGCCGCGCTGGCCACCGGAGTGGCGCAGGGCTGTGTCGACGAGAGCGTCGAGTACGCCAACGAGCGGCAGTCGTTCGGCCAGCCGATCAGCTCCTACCAGGCGATCAGCTTCAAGATCGCGCGGATGGAAGCCCGCGCCCACGTGGCCCGCACGGCGTACTACGACGCCGCGGCAAAGATGTTGGCCGGCAAGCCCTTCAAGAAGGAGGCGGCGATCGCCAAGATGATCTCCTCGGAGGCGGCGATGGACAACGCCCGCGACGCCACCCAGATTCACGGCGGCTACGGATTCATGAACGAGTACCCAGTCGCCCGGCACTACCGGGACAGCAAGATCCTCGAAATCGGCGAGGGCACTACCGAAGTGCAGTTGATGCTGATCGCCCGGTCGCTGGGGCTGTCGTGA
- a CDS encoding PucR family transcriptional regulator yields the protein MSWKRPSEPVRELIRQCAQITVNPRAEWLEELDAEVLAASPAIAADPELAAAVSLSNRANLYFWGAANVRDPGAPVPPNTGPEPMSIAREVARRGLTAFTLDAYRVGEAVAWRRLMEIAFELTSDPAELHELLDVCSRSISAFIDGTLAGIATQIDQELDDLTRGTHAERRETVALILDGAPITRKRAEARLGYALTGPHTAAIIWSDDPAGDMGRLDAAAEALGQAARVRPLTILASTATRWVWVPGKSINTVALGSSIESMPDIRVAIGPCAEGIDGFRRSHFDAITTQQMMARLQSPQRVAFFADVELVALITGDTDRATEFVHHALGELEGAGSELQEYVRVFVDEQCNASRAAARLFTHRNTLLRRLARADELLPRPLAERSVNVAVALEVLRWRGK from the coding sequence ATGTCTTGGAAACGTCCGTCGGAGCCGGTCAGGGAGCTGATTCGGCAATGCGCGCAGATCACCGTCAATCCGCGCGCGGAGTGGCTGGAAGAACTCGACGCCGAGGTGCTCGCGGCCAGCCCCGCCATTGCCGCCGACCCGGAACTCGCCGCCGCCGTCAGCCTCAGCAATCGGGCGAACCTGTACTTTTGGGGGGCGGCCAACGTCCGCGATCCGGGAGCGCCGGTGCCGCCCAACACCGGGCCCGAACCGATGAGCATCGCGCGCGAAGTGGCACGTCGCGGGCTCACCGCTTTCACCCTCGACGCCTATCGGGTGGGCGAGGCCGTGGCCTGGCGCCGGTTGATGGAGATCGCCTTCGAGCTGACCTCGGACCCCGCTGAACTGCATGAGCTACTGGACGTGTGCTCCCGGTCGATCAGCGCGTTCATCGACGGCACGCTGGCGGGGATCGCCACCCAGATCGACCAGGAACTCGACGACCTGACCCGCGGGACCCACGCCGAACGGCGCGAAACCGTGGCGCTGATCCTCGACGGCGCCCCCATCACCCGCAAAAGGGCCGAAGCACGCCTGGGTTACGCCCTAACCGGTCCCCATACCGCGGCAATCATCTGGAGCGACGACCCGGCCGGTGACATGGGCCGGCTGGATGCGGCCGCCGAGGCACTCGGACAAGCCGCCCGGGTGCGGCCGCTGACCATCCTCGCCAGCACCGCGACGCGTTGGGTGTGGGTGCCGGGCAAGTCTATAAACACTGTGGCCCTTGGCAGTTCGATCGAGTCCATGCCCGACATACGGGTCGCGATCGGGCCGTGCGCCGAGGGTATCGACGGGTTTCGGCGCAGTCATTTCGACGCCATCACCACTCAACAGATGATGGCGCGTCTGCAATCGCCGCAGCGCGTCGCGTTTTTCGCCGACGTGGAACTGGTGGCGCTGATCACCGGCGACACCGACCGCGCCACCGAATTCGTCCATCACGCGCTGGGTGAGCTGGAAGGAGCGGGCAGCGAACTACAGGAATATGTGCGGGTTTTCGTCGACGAACAGTGCAACGCCTCCCGCGCGGCGGCGCGGTTGTTCACCCACCGCAACACCTTGCTGCGCCGCCTGGCCCGCGCCGATGAGCTGCTGCCCCGGCCGCTGGCCGAGCGCAGTGTCAACGTGGCCGTCGCGTTGGAAGTGCTGCGCTGGCGCGGCAAGTAG
- a CDS encoding MaoC family dehydratase, translating into MTAETPAESESGDAASASRVADSTVGESAGEAGRRVVQRGLWFEEFEVGTAYLHRPGRTVTEADNVLFTTLTMNTQSLHLDAAWAAEQPGFRGERLVNSMFTLSTLVGLSVAQLTLGTIVANLGFSEVSFPKPMFHGDTLYAETVCTNKRESKSRPGEGIVTLEHTGRNQHGDVVAKAVRTTLVQKRPAKDAS; encoded by the coding sequence GTGACGGCGGAGACACCCGCCGAGAGTGAATCCGGCGACGCTGCATCGGCGAGTCGCGTCGCAGATTCCACAGTCGGCGAGTCGGCGGGGGAAGCGGGAAGGCGAGTGGTCCAGCGCGGCCTGTGGTTCGAGGAGTTCGAGGTCGGCACCGCCTACCTGCACCGGCCGGGCCGCACCGTCACCGAGGCCGACAACGTGCTGTTCACCACGCTCACCATGAACACCCAGTCACTGCATCTGGACGCGGCGTGGGCCGCCGAGCAGCCGGGCTTTCGCGGCGAGCGGCTGGTGAATTCGATGTTCACGCTGTCCACGCTGGTCGGGCTGTCGGTTGCGCAGCTGACGCTGGGCACCATCGTCGCCAACCTCGGCTTCTCCGAAGTGTCCTTCCCCAAGCCGATGTTCCACGGCGACACCCTCTATGCCGAGACCGTGTGCACCAACAAGCGGGAGTCGAAAAGCCGCCCCGGCGAAGGCATCGTCACCCTGGAGCACACCGGACGCAATCAGCACGGTGACGTGGTGGCAAAAGCGGTGCGCACCACGCTGGTGCAGAAGCGCCCCGCGAAGGACGCGTCATGA